A window from Nitrospira sp. ND1 encodes these proteins:
- a CDS encoding NAD(P)-dependent alcohol dehydrogenase, which translates to MIDVHGYAALNAQSPLTPFRFSRREVGKQDVLIKIQYCGICHSDVHQARDEWGGSLFPMVPGHEIVGTVEKVGASVKQFSVGQTVGVGCFVDSCRTCQACKKGLEQYCEGHLAFTYNGKERDGVTPTYGGYSTKVVVDQRYIVRIPKRLRPEEAAPLLCAGITTYSPLRHWGVGKNHRLAVVGLGGLGHMAVKIGKALGAHVTVLSHSDKKQADAKRLGAQAYYSTAKPETLTQLTKRFDFILDTVSAPHDLNAYLELLKTDGTMILVGVPDKPAQLGAFPLIMRRRRLVGSLIGGIKETQEMLDFCGTHMFGADVEVIPIQQVNAAYDRLVRGDVRYRFVIDMSSLT; encoded by the coding sequence ATGATCGACGTCCACGGGTATGCTGCACTCAACGCTCAATCCCCGCTCACGCCGTTCAGATTTTCACGCCGCGAAGTGGGCAAACAGGATGTATTGATCAAGATCCAGTACTGCGGGATTTGCCATTCGGATGTGCACCAGGCGCGGGATGAATGGGGCGGATCACTCTTTCCGATGGTGCCCGGCCATGAAATCGTCGGCACGGTGGAAAAAGTCGGGGCCTCCGTCAAACAATTCTCCGTCGGTCAAACCGTGGGGGTCGGCTGCTTCGTCGATTCCTGCCGGACATGCCAGGCATGCAAGAAGGGCCTGGAGCAATATTGCGAAGGCCACCTCGCCTTCACCTATAACGGTAAAGAGCGGGACGGCGTCACACCCACCTACGGCGGATACTCCACCAAGGTCGTCGTCGATCAACGTTATATTGTGCGGATTCCCAAACGGTTGCGCCCTGAAGAAGCGGCGCCGCTCTTGTGCGCCGGCATCACCACCTACTCCCCGTTGCGGCACTGGGGGGTGGGCAAGAACCATCGGCTCGCTGTGGTCGGGTTAGGCGGCCTCGGGCACATGGCCGTCAAAATCGGCAAGGCGCTCGGCGCGCATGTCACCGTCCTGAGCCACTCCGACAAGAAACAAGCCGATGCGAAGCGGCTGGGCGCACAGGCCTACTACTCTACCGCAAAACCCGAAACGTTGACCCAACTCACCAAACGGTTCGACTTCATCCTGGATACCGTCTCAGCGCCCCATGATCTGAATGCCTATCTGGAACTGCTGAAGACCGACGGCACCATGATTCTGGTCGGGGTTCCGGATAAGCCCGCGCAGCTCGGCGCCTTTCCCCTGATCATGCGCCGACGGCGACTGGTCGGATCGTTGATCGGCGGGATCAAGGAGACTCAAGAGATGCTCGACTTTTGCGGCACACACATGTTCGGCGCAGATGTGGAAGTCATTCCCATCCAGCAGGTGAATGCCGCCTACGACCGTCTTGTTCGGGGCGACGTGCGTTATCGCTTCGTGATCGATATGAGTTCCCTGACGTAG
- a CDS encoding cytochrome c, which produces MTGPMITPAGEQPAEGARDESLSDQRLCPTQRYLPSMSDRLLLALLLTCGGTGVLLAQPSENFDHGQAIYREHCMECHGTTGKGDGVKAPFLSPRPGNLISAATSAKTDQELLRTIAQGKPRTAMPAWQNVLPAEDQQAVLQYIRSLVRFARPLAPPPPGP; this is translated from the coding sequence GTGACTGGCCCGATGATCACGCCGGCCGGGGAACAACCGGCAGAGGGGGCGAGAGACGAGTCGTTGAGTGATCAGCGGCTGTGCCCGACGCAACGATATTTGCCTTCGATGTCAGACCGCCTCCTGCTCGCCCTTCTATTGACCTGCGGTGGAACCGGCGTCCTGCTCGCGCAACCTTCAGAAAATTTCGACCACGGGCAAGCCATCTATCGTGAGCATTGCATGGAGTGCCATGGCACAACCGGCAAGGGCGACGGGGTCAAGGCCCCGTTTCTCTCCCCTCGACCGGGCAATCTCATCTCGGCGGCGACCTCTGCCAAAACGGATCAAGAGTTGCTCCGCACGATCGCCCAAGGAAAACCCCGCACGGCCATGCCGGCCTGGCAGAACGTGCTGCCCGCCGAGGATCAGCAGGCCGTCCTCCAATACATCCGCTCCTTGGTCCGCTTTGCCCGGCCACTCGCTCCCCCTCCACCGGGTCCGTAA
- a CDS encoding RNA polymerase sigma factor: MASRKNSRPEIPDGRGVSPSTSAPFDQLYRDHVDVMYRFAYRLCGEAEAAKDLVQETFLNAYRAYDRFRGDAQVSTWLYAIASHACQRMRRKRKGEPERELSLTEFVPTSEGEFALQIPMEGLSPQEALENKELRQILDRAIAQLPRKYRMVLVLRDMEGLSAKEVGSILGLNERAIKSRLHRARLFVRKELSGKGLATEFHPDITTGHR; the protein is encoded by the coding sequence ATGGCATCACGGAAGAACAGTCGGCCGGAAATCCCCGACGGGCGCGGCGTCTCCCCCTCCACCTCCGCTCCATTCGATCAGCTGTATCGTGATCACGTCGACGTGATGTACCGCTTTGCCTATCGCCTGTGCGGTGAAGCCGAGGCGGCCAAAGATCTGGTCCAGGAAACGTTTCTGAATGCCTATCGCGCCTACGACCGATTTCGTGGCGACGCACAGGTCTCGACCTGGCTCTACGCCATCGCCTCCCATGCCTGCCAGCGTATGCGGCGCAAACGCAAAGGCGAGCCGGAGCGCGAGTTATCCCTGACCGAATTCGTGCCGACATCGGAGGGCGAGTTTGCCCTGCAGATCCCGATGGAGGGCCTCAGCCCTCAAGAGGCGCTTGAAAACAAAGAACTGCGTCAGATACTCGATCGCGCCATCGCACAGTTGCCGCGCAAATACCGGATGGTGCTGGTGCTCCGCGACATGGAAGGATTGAGCGCCAAAGAAGTGGGGAGTATTCTGGGGCTCAACGAACGGGCCATCAAATCGAGGCTGCATCGAGCCCGCCTCTTTGTCCGCAAGGAACTCAGCGGCAAAGGATTGGCGACAGAATTTCACCCGGACATTACCACCGGGCACCGATAG
- a CDS encoding multicopper oxidase domain-containing protein, with protein sequence MTVRNIRFRQSVIRTVLGLAAVSGLAMQPVESAFAKVVEVSMTAVETKLVIDGEGHTYDAWTFNGQFPGPVIRVQEGDEVVFSLTNPETNGRPHSMDFHAAETNFLEHYKEVRPGESLQYRFKAKWPGIFAYHCGASPMIQHIARGMMGAIIVDPKDPKALPKADREYVLVQSELFKDPDDVDGMFDRKYQHVVFNGSVFRYDPVHSKAGGDFLDAKPGERVRFYFVNAGPNNVSAVHPIAEIWDDVWESGNPANHTRGVQTQLIPPAGAAILDMVLDNNDGVYPIVTHSLTDALRGAIALLKVDKDARQLPLMPFVTPAK encoded by the coding sequence ATGACAGTACGTAACATCCGCTTTCGTCAATCTGTGATTCGCACGGTCTTGGGATTGGCCGCAGTCTCGGGCCTGGCCATGCAGCCGGTCGAATCCGCGTTCGCGAAAGTCGTTGAAGTTTCCATGACCGCCGTAGAAACGAAACTCGTCATCGACGGGGAGGGACATACATATGACGCCTGGACTTTTAACGGTCAGTTTCCCGGTCCGGTGATTCGTGTGCAGGAAGGTGACGAGGTTGTCTTTTCACTGACGAATCCCGAGACCAACGGTCGCCCCCATTCCATGGATTTTCACGCGGCGGAGACCAACTTCCTGGAGCACTACAAGGAAGTGCGTCCCGGCGAGTCGCTGCAATATCGTTTCAAGGCCAAATGGCCGGGCATCTTTGCCTATCACTGCGGTGCCTCTCCCATGATTCAGCATATTGCGCGCGGCATGATGGGCGCCATTATCGTCGATCCCAAGGATCCCAAGGCGCTGCCGAAAGCCGATCGCGAGTATGTGCTGGTGCAGAGCGAACTGTTCAAGGATCCCGACGATGTTGACGGGATGTTCGACCGGAAGTATCAGCATGTGGTGTTTAACGGCTCCGTCTTCCGGTACGATCCTGTGCACAGCAAGGCGGGAGGCGACTTCCTGGACGCCAAGCCGGGGGAACGGGTCCGGTTCTATTTTGTGAATGCCGGCCCGAACAACGTGTCGGCGGTCCATCCGATCGCTGAAATCTGGGATGATGTGTGGGAGAGCGGGAATCCCGCCAACCATACGCGCGGCGTGCAGACGCAGCTGATTCCGCCGGCGGGCGCGGCGATCCTCGATATGGTGCTGGACAACAACGACGGGGTTTACCCGATCGTCACCCACTCCTTGACCGACGCCCTTCGCGGTGCCATTGCCCTGTTGAAGGTGGACAAGGATGCGCGGCAGTTGCCGCTCATGCCGTTTGTCACTCCTGCCAAGTAG
- a CDS encoding response regulator encodes MSSTRSHDVTVLLIEDEAEIRRFLRSTLPAHGYRLYEATTGADGLAQASARNPDIILLDLGLPDMNGTAVIEKIRAWSNMPIIVLSARDQEQVKVQAFDLGADDYVTKPFGVDELLARMRAALRHATRPVGDGVDASCTFGDVTVDLGRRQVFVSGAEIHLTPIEYKLLTTLVRYAGKVVTHRQLLKEVWGPLHVDEGHYLRVYMRQLRNKIEADPAQPRHLVTELGVGYRLRTE; translated from the coding sequence ATGTCATCGACGCGGAGCCATGACGTGACCGTGCTGCTCATCGAAGATGAGGCGGAGATCAGGCGGTTCCTTCGCTCAACTTTGCCGGCTCATGGCTATCGGCTGTACGAAGCGACCACCGGCGCGGATGGACTGGCGCAGGCCTCCGCTCGCAATCCCGACATTATTCTGCTCGATCTCGGTCTTCCCGATATGAACGGCACCGCAGTGATTGAGAAAATCCGCGCCTGGTCGAACATGCCGATCATCGTGCTTTCCGCACGAGACCAGGAACAGGTCAAGGTGCAAGCCTTCGATCTTGGTGCCGATGACTACGTCACGAAACCGTTTGGCGTGGATGAATTGCTGGCCCGCATGCGCGCGGCTCTTAGGCATGCGACTCGCCCGGTTGGAGACGGGGTGGACGCGAGCTGTACGTTCGGCGATGTGACCGTCGATTTAGGGCGAAGACAAGTGTTTGTCTCGGGGGCGGAGATCCACCTCACGCCGATTGAATACAAGTTGCTGACGACGCTCGTGCGGTATGCCGGGAAGGTGGTGACGCATCGTCAGTTGCTCAAAGAAGTGTGGGGTCCCCTTCATGTAGACGAGGGACACTATTTGCGTGTGTATATGCGTCAATTGAGGAATAAGATCGAAGCCGATCCCGCTCAGCCGCGCCATTTAGTGACGGAATTGGGTGTCGGATATCGTCTCCGAACAGAATGA
- a CDS encoding PEGA domain-containing protein, with the protein MSTEESMPVTARTASASRCAIVATLIASHFSLTGCSIFGGSTQPLMVNSEPPGAQVLINGTAAGTTPLQYQVPRRGDLTVEVHKTGYQTQSRVTGRKLSSTGIVDVIGGALFLLPLLGLIAPGAWEQDPSTLGITLEPDTHQPAQAP; encoded by the coding sequence ATGTCCACGGAGGAGTCCATGCCCGTCACGGCCAGAACCGCCAGCGCAAGTCGTTGTGCCATCGTCGCAACCCTGATCGCGTCTCATTTCAGCCTGACCGGCTGCTCAATTTTCGGTGGAAGCACGCAACCACTGATGGTCAATTCAGAGCCACCCGGCGCACAGGTCCTCATCAATGGCACCGCAGCCGGAACGACGCCGTTGCAGTATCAGGTCCCCCGAAGAGGTGACCTCACCGTCGAAGTGCACAAAACGGGATACCAGACTCAGTCCCGAGTGACGGGCCGGAAACTCAGTAGCACCGGGATCGTCGATGTCATCGGGGGCGCATTGTTCCTTCTTCCGTTGCTCGGACTGATTGCGCCGGGCGCGTGGGAACAGGACCCCTCCACTCTCGGCATCACCCTCGAACCCGACACACATCAACCGGCCCAAGCGCCTTAG
- a CDS encoding NAD(P)-dependent oxidoreductase → MALPLPEQSPRLVTPAQTHVGWIGTGIMGAPMCQHLQANQYRLTLYTRNRSKASLILAKGATWADSPRAVAEQTEVVVTMVGFPRDVRDVYFGKQGILAGTRPGMVLIDMTTTEPSLAQEIAQAAQSRGAFTVDAPVSGGDVGARNATLSIMVGGTTNAVQAIMPLLQCLGKTILHQGGPGTGQHAKLCNQIVIAGTMIGVCESLLYGYKAGLQLDRMLESIRGGAAACWTLDNLAPRILARNFDPGFFVEHFIKDMGIALEEAQRRQLTLPGLTLAHQLYEKVQALGHGRSGTHALMLALEDLSHINPVRPSAST, encoded by the coding sequence ATGGCGCTTCCTCTCCCTGAACAATCTCCCCGCCTCGTGACTCCCGCACAGACACACGTCGGCTGGATCGGTACCGGCATAATGGGCGCACCCATGTGCCAGCATCTCCAAGCCAACCAGTATCGACTCACCCTCTACACCAGAAATCGCAGCAAGGCATCGCTGATTCTGGCCAAGGGCGCAACCTGGGCCGATTCGCCGCGCGCAGTGGCTGAGCAGACAGAGGTCGTGGTGACGATGGTGGGATTCCCCCGTGACGTACGCGACGTCTACTTCGGCAAGCAGGGTATCCTGGCGGGCACACGTCCGGGCATGGTGCTGATCGACATGACCACCACCGAACCGTCGCTCGCGCAGGAGATCGCCCAGGCGGCTCAATCACGCGGGGCCTTCACCGTGGATGCGCCGGTCTCCGGAGGCGATGTCGGCGCGCGCAACGCTACCCTCTCCATCATGGTCGGAGGGACGACCAACGCCGTTCAAGCCATCATGCCGCTGCTGCAATGCCTCGGCAAGACAATCCTCCATCAGGGCGGCCCCGGCACGGGGCAGCATGCCAAACTCTGTAACCAAATCGTCATCGCCGGCACCATGATCGGCGTCTGCGAGAGTCTCCTGTATGGCTACAAGGCGGGGCTGCAGCTAGATCGCATGCTGGAATCGATCCGCGGCGGCGCGGCAGCCTGCTGGACACTGGACAATTTAGCGCCACGCATTCTGGCCCGCAATTTTGACCCGGGGTTCTTCGTCGAACATTTCATCAAAGACATGGGCATTGCGTTGGAAGAAGCGCAACGGCGACAGCTCACCTTGCCCGGACTCACACTCGCGCATCAATTATATGAAAAGGTACAAGCGCTCGGCCATGGCCGATCCGGCACCCATGCCCTAATGCTGGCACTGGAAGATCTGTCGCATATCAATCCGGTCAGGCCTTCGGCATCAACGTAA
- a CDS encoding M20/M25/M40 family metallo-hydrolase — MSDLQRQLDTYIKDIRPRYEDMLGQAVEIPSISMDPRHTPDVRRMAELAAQYLRAAGAETHIVETPGYPVVSGGWTVDPSYPTVTVYNHMDVQPAQEPEWKQAPFAFQNDNGIYRGRGATDDKGPALAALFGARYAIEQGVPINVRFLWELEEENGSPSFAAAIKNRAAIPRPDSVVISDTIWLSKNQPAMPYGLRGLLGARLLLRTGSKDAHSGVTGGAARNPLAELMDIVHACVDAKTGKVKIPGFYEDVVEPTKAEIKSFLQSGFQVSKFKQAYGFKTLRTQDPAEVMRRIWAAPTFEVHGLVGGYHGPGVKTVVPGHGELKVSMRLVPNQTPEKAFALLKKHVAKLNPEVTVEREGMLHPFRGVFDGPYVDAVKRAVKAGFGKEPAFIREGGSIGAVVTMQKAWKVPILFMGLSLPEHGYHAPNEYFDWGQASGGMKAFVHYFAELAAKR, encoded by the coding sequence ATGAGCGACTTGCAGCGCCAGTTAGATACCTACATTAAGGACATTCGCCCGCGCTACGAAGACATGCTCGGGCAGGCAGTGGAAATTCCCTCTATCAGCATGGATCCCCGACATACGCCGGATGTGCGCCGGATGGCGGAACTGGCGGCGCAATATCTGCGGGCCGCCGGGGCGGAGACGCACATCGTCGAGACCCCGGGCTACCCGGTCGTGTCAGGCGGATGGACGGTCGATCCGAGCTACCCGACCGTGACCGTCTACAATCACATGGATGTTCAGCCGGCGCAGGAGCCGGAATGGAAACAGGCCCCCTTTGCGTTTCAAAACGACAACGGTATATACCGGGGACGAGGGGCGACGGACGACAAAGGCCCGGCGTTGGCGGCCTTGTTCGGCGCGCGTTATGCGATCGAGCAGGGGGTGCCCATCAACGTGCGATTCTTGTGGGAACTGGAAGAGGAAAACGGCAGTCCAAGCTTTGCGGCGGCCATCAAGAATCGTGCGGCGATCCCACGTCCGGACTCGGTGGTGATTTCGGATACGATCTGGCTGTCGAAGAATCAGCCTGCGATGCCCTATGGACTGCGGGGGCTGCTGGGCGCGCGCCTCCTCCTGCGTACCGGCTCCAAGGACGCCCATTCGGGCGTGACCGGCGGCGCGGCGCGAAACCCGCTGGCCGAGTTGATGGACATCGTCCATGCCTGCGTGGATGCCAAGACCGGTAAGGTGAAGATTCCGGGCTTCTACGAAGATGTGGTCGAGCCGACAAAGGCAGAGATCAAGAGTTTCCTGCAGTCTGGATTTCAAGTGAGCAAGTTCAAGCAGGCCTATGGATTCAAGACGCTTCGCACCCAGGATCCGGCAGAGGTCATGCGCCGTATTTGGGCCGCGCCGACGTTTGAGGTGCACGGACTCGTCGGCGGCTACCATGGGCCGGGGGTGAAAACGGTGGTCCCTGGCCATGGGGAGCTGAAGGTCAGCATGCGGCTCGTACCGAATCAGACTCCGGAGAAAGCCTTTGCGCTGCTCAAGAAACATGTCGCCAAGTTGAATCCGGAGGTGACGGTCGAGCGCGAGGGGATGTTGCATCCGTTCAGAGGCGTGTTTGACGGGCCATACGTCGATGCGGTGAAACGCGCCGTGAAGGCCGGATTCGGAAAAGAACCGGCCTTTATTCGCGAAGGTGGCTCGATCGGCGCGGTGGTGACGATGCAGAAAGCCTGGAAAGTTCCGATTCTGTTCATGGGCTTGAGCCTGCCTGAGCACGGCTACCATGCGCCGAACGAATATTTCGACTGGGGCCAGGCCTCAGGCGGGATGAAGGCGTTTGTGCATTATTTTGCGGAACTGGCCGCGAAGCGCTAA
- a CDS encoding outer membrane beta-barrel protein, translating to MKPALLLHNDVGSAMETAPAGFLRRLWWVLLLCTLVVPAHAGEISIAPDPIPATGTDLWHYGAYLDVGYVVNPNFPENHLWRNRATAARHNEFAPNMALAYVRKDATESSRWGMELGVQGGYDSERFAFLQGEREVGGADTLRHIHRANVSYLAPVGKGLTITAGLFNSLIGYESLYAKDNVNYTRSWIADNTPYMMFGVNAKYPVTDKLTVAGFIVNGYYHLSHPNDQPSYGGQWAYKATPQLTLTQTVYGGPDQTNTALQFWRFYANHIVEWKGENLTFAASYDIGTENIADRPGNPRAFVMGGNVVARWHVTGPWALAVRPEFYWDRNGRWTGSEQFVKAVTSTIEYRIPYKWTNTTLRLEHRWDESTGAGGGFFRRGEIQPGVLSLTPNQHLVLLGILWTFDSP from the coding sequence ATGAAACCTGCTTTGCTGTTGCATAACGATGTCGGCTCAGCCATGGAGACTGCTCCTGCCGGTTTTTTGCGCCGACTCTGGTGGGTACTTCTCCTCTGTACGTTGGTCGTACCGGCGCATGCCGGTGAAATCAGCATCGCACCCGATCCGATTCCGGCAACCGGCACTGACCTCTGGCATTACGGGGCCTACCTTGATGTCGGCTACGTCGTGAATCCAAACTTTCCAGAGAATCACCTCTGGCGGAATCGTGCGACGGCGGCGCGGCACAATGAGTTTGCTCCCAATATGGCCCTGGCCTATGTTCGGAAAGACGCGACTGAATCATCGCGTTGGGGCATGGAACTCGGTGTGCAAGGCGGCTACGACTCCGAACGCTTTGCGTTTTTACAGGGTGAGCGTGAAGTCGGCGGGGCCGATACGCTTCGGCACATCCATCGTGCGAATGTGTCCTATCTGGCTCCGGTCGGGAAGGGGCTCACGATCACCGCCGGGCTTTTTAATAGCCTCATCGGCTACGAATCGCTCTATGCCAAGGACAATGTGAACTACACCCGGTCATGGATTGCCGACAACACGCCCTACATGATGTTCGGCGTCAATGCGAAATATCCGGTCACCGACAAGCTGACGGTCGCGGGGTTTATCGTTAACGGATACTATCACCTGTCGCATCCGAACGACCAACCGAGTTATGGGGGGCAGTGGGCCTACAAAGCGACTCCGCAACTCACCCTGACCCAGACGGTCTACGGGGGGCCGGATCAGACCAACACGGCACTGCAATTCTGGCGCTTCTACGCGAATCACATCGTCGAATGGAAAGGGGAGAACCTGACATTCGCGGCTTCCTATGATATCGGGACCGAAAACATCGCCGATCGTCCCGGAAATCCCAGGGCATTTGTGATGGGAGGCAATGTGGTCGCGCGATGGCATGTGACCGGACCTTGGGCTCTGGCGGTCCGGCCGGAGTTCTATTGGGACCGGAACGGCCGTTGGACCGGTTCGGAGCAATTCGTCAAGGCCGTGACCTCAACGATCGAATATCGAATCCCCTACAAGTGGACCAACACGACGCTGCGGCTTGAACATCGATGGGACGAATCGACCGGGGCGGGCGGGGGATTCTTCAGGCGTGGGGAGATCCAGCCTGGTGTGCTGAGCCTGACGCCGAATCAGCATCTGGTATTGCTGGGCATTCTCTGGACCTTCGACTCTCCGTGA
- a CDS encoding anti-sigma factor, whose amino-acid sequence MADRVRTYPGTRKPTLHQGHGKRNCVKVLERLSAYLDDELSGDVCQEIRAHLGDCPNCEVFLDSLRQTVQLCRNRPSPALSKNDRANLRRQILKAAATA is encoded by the coding sequence ATGGCTGATCGCGTACGCACATATCCAGGCACCCGTAAGCCCACCCTCCACCAGGGTCACGGAAAACGAAATTGCGTCAAAGTGCTCGAACGGCTGTCTGCCTATCTGGATGACGAGCTTTCCGGTGACGTCTGTCAGGAAATTCGCGCCCACCTCGGCGATTGTCCGAATTGCGAAGTGTTTCTCGACTCCTTGCGCCAAACCGTGCAGCTCTGCCGCAACCGTCCTTCCCCGGCACTCTCCAAGAACGATCGTGCGAACCTCCGCCGACAGATTTTGAAGGCTGCGGCAACGGCGTAA